The following nucleotide sequence is from bacterium.
CAGCGCTGGATCATCAACTTTGGCGGTGGATACATCCCCAACAACCGTTGGGAGATCAGCGCCAAGTTTCGTCTGGCTACGGGACGCCCCTATACCCCATTTGATGCGAACTATAACAAGCCTGCAGAGCTGTACAACACCCAGCGCATCGGCGTAAACCATTCGTTGGATCTGCGCGTGGATCGGCGCTGGAGCGTCGGCAAGATGTACCTCATCACCTATGTAGATATTCAGAATATTTATAACCGGCCCTTTAATGACATTCCACGCTGGAACAGCTTCAAGCAGGAATTGGATGCCACTTCCAGCATCGGCATTTTGCCCTCCATCGGCCTCAGCGCCGAGTTCTAATCTTCTTCTGACGGGCTGTGCCGCTGCATCCCGGCGGATCATCCGGTTTTCATCAGCTCTTTTTGGATAGAACCAGTGGAACTGCAGAAGCGAGGTCCGGCTGGTCAAATCGAAAGCCGCTGGCGAGCAGTTTTGCCGGAAGAGCGCGGGCGCTGCTCAGCAACATCTCCTGCGCCATGGCGCCCATGGCCAGACGAAGCAGAAAGCCCGGCACTGCGAACACCGCCGGCCGGCGCAGGCCCTGCGCCAGCATGCGGATAAAGACCGCGTTGCTCACCGGTTGTGGCGCTGTGACGTTCACGGGTCCGGAAAGGTCCGGCTGATGTAAGAGATAGGCAATGGCGCGGTGCACATCGTGTGCGGTGATCCAGCTCCAGTATTGCCTTCCATGGCCCAGTTTGCCGCCCAATCCGCAGCGCAGCAACGGCAGCAGTCTGGCCAGCGCGCCGCCGCCGGAGTCGAGAATAATGCCGAACCGGCTGTGGATCAGACGGATGCCGGCCTCTGCAGCCGGTTGCGCAGCGTTCTCCCACTCGACACACACATTGGCTAGAAATCCTTTCCCCGGACCGGCTGACTCATCCAGCGCTGCATCGCCCCGGTCTCCATAATA
It contains:
- a CDS encoding TIGR01777 family protein, which gives rise to MKLVLSGASGLVGNGLKRHLAQQGQEIYTLVRRAALNSQNEIYWNPDEDQIDGSALEGMDGVIHLAGENLSGYWTAAKKARILSSRKNGTALLSRCLANLKRPPKVFISASAVGYYGDRGDAALDESAGPGKGFLANVCVEWENAAQPAAEAGIRLIHSRFGIILDSGGGALARLLPLLRCGLGGKLGHGRQYWSWITAHDVHRAIAYLLHQPDLSGPVNVTAPQPVSNAVFIRMLAQGLRRPAVFAVPGFLLRLAMGAMAQEMLLSSARALPAKLLASGFRFDQPDLASAVPLVLSKKS